A portion of the Nomia melanderi isolate GNS246 chromosome 2, iyNomMela1, whole genome shotgun sequence genome contains these proteins:
- the LOC116433330 gene encoding uncharacterized protein LOC116433330 — MLKGNLSSYLDPHNEEESSYVTLSNGPYVYVTDSANTEPKSDHDLVDVYFLTPILCKHCEDYVWGTGKVGVKCKAQPAVSFLKLHNPLLFLLLPTTEPCHRTTQERIHPPRTRTNFS; from the exons ATGCTGAAAGGAAACTTATCATCGTACTTAGACCCTCATAATGAAGAAGAGTCGTCTTATGTAACTCTCAGCAATGGACCATACG TATATGTAACTGATTCAGCCAACACGGAACCCAAGAGTGATCATGATCTTGtagatgtatattttttaacccCTATTCTTTGTAAACATT GTGAAGATTATGTTTGGGGCACCGGGAAAGTGGGGGTCAAATGCAAAG CTCAGCCGGCAGTTTCTTTTCTGAAACTTCACAACCCTCTCCTGTTCCTCTTGCTCCCCACTACCGAGCCTTGCCATCGTACGACCCAGGAGCGTATCCATCCTCCACGAACCCGGaccaatttttcttaa